In the genome of Saccharomonospora viridis DSM 43017, one region contains:
- a CDS encoding thiamine pyrophosphate-requiring protein produces the protein MGSDATISQTSQTAPTGYTTSRAFLEALAEGGVRYVFSNLGSDHPGILEAYAQARVEGREHTLPELVICPHESVAMAAALGYAQVSGVPQAVLVHVECGTQNIGGMLHNAAKGRVGVLMYAGASPYTQNGELFGSRNEFIQWIQDVHDQRGIVRGYTKYDNEIRTGANVKELVHRALQFARSTPAGPVYLVGPREVMEAEAPTQQADATYFPPVAPAALAPDVVERVASALAEAERPVIVTSYLGRDRDAVPVLVELCETAGIGVLESVPMHVNFPADHPLHWGFQWNDQRHNPLLEEADVVLVLGSDVPWIPTKNRPNADARVFVVDEDPLKEQMPLWHVPAEVFARADLGTAVRQLRDRVAELVDTEAAARRRERAAAEHERLFRAKAELEVPEGETITPEYLVACVREAIDEDTLVLTEAITNFPTVSWHLRRNKPGSLLGSGGGSLGWAIGAAVGAKLAAPERTVVSLVGDGTYLFGVPSSAFWMAQRYGAPSLTIVFDNNGWNAPKASALGVHPQGTAAQRDDFGVHFQTRPDLPGIATAAGGAWGRTVKTAGELKESLEEALDVVRSGRSAVLAVQVPGM, from the coding sequence GTGGGCTCGGACGCGACGATTTCTCAGACTTCCCAGACCGCCCCCACCGGGTACACCACCAGCAGGGCGTTCCTCGAAGCGCTCGCCGAGGGAGGCGTTCGGTACGTCTTCAGCAACCTCGGCAGCGACCACCCCGGCATCCTGGAAGCCTATGCGCAGGCGCGTGTCGAGGGGCGTGAACACACGTTGCCCGAGCTTGTGATCTGCCCGCACGAGAGCGTGGCTATGGCGGCGGCCCTCGGATACGCACAGGTGTCGGGTGTGCCGCAGGCGGTGTTGGTGCACGTGGAGTGCGGCACCCAGAACATCGGCGGCATGCTGCACAACGCCGCCAAGGGCCGGGTCGGCGTCCTGATGTACGCCGGCGCGTCGCCTTACACCCAAAACGGTGAGCTGTTCGGCAGTCGTAACGAGTTCATCCAGTGGATCCAGGATGTCCACGATCAGCGTGGCATCGTCCGCGGCTACACCAAGTACGACAACGAGATCCGTACGGGCGCCAACGTCAAGGAGCTCGTGCATCGGGCGCTGCAGTTCGCGCGCAGCACACCGGCGGGACCGGTGTATCTGGTGGGGCCGCGTGAGGTGATGGAGGCCGAGGCACCGACGCAGCAGGCGGACGCGACGTACTTCCCACCCGTCGCTCCGGCCGCCTTGGCACCGGATGTGGTGGAGCGTGTGGCCTCCGCGCTGGCCGAGGCGGAACGGCCGGTGATCGTCACCTCGTACCTGGGACGGGACCGGGACGCGGTGCCCGTGCTCGTCGAGCTCTGCGAGACGGCGGGCATCGGGGTGCTGGAGTCGGTGCCCATGCATGTCAACTTCCCGGCCGACCATCCGCTGCACTGGGGCTTCCAGTGGAACGATCAGCGCCACAACCCGCTGTTGGAGGAGGCCGACGTGGTGCTGGTGCTCGGCAGCGACGTGCCGTGGATCCCGACGAAGAACCGGCCGAACGCCGACGCCAGGGTGTTCGTGGTCGACGAGGATCCGCTGAAGGAGCAGATGCCGCTGTGGCACGTGCCCGCGGAGGTGTTCGCCCGCGCCGACCTCGGTACCGCGGTGCGGCAGCTGCGGGACCGGGTGGCGGAGTTGGTCGATACCGAGGCCGCCGCGCGCCGACGGGAGCGGGCGGCCGCCGAGCACGAACGGCTGTTCCGGGCCAAGGCGGAACTGGAGGTGCCCGAGGGGGAGACGATCACTCCCGAGTACCTCGTGGCCTGCGTACGGGAGGCGATCGACGAGGACACCCTCGTGCTCACCGAGGCGATCACGAACTTCCCGACGGTGAGCTGGCACCTGCGCCGGAACAAGCCCGGGTCCCTGCTCGGTTCCGGCGGCGGATCGCTGGGTTGGGCGATCGGCGCTGCCGTCGGAGCCAAGCTCGCCGCCCCGGAGCGGACCGTGGTGTCACTGGTCGGTGACGGCACGTACCTGTTCGGGGTGCCGTCGTCGGCGTTCTGGATGGCTCAGCGTTACGGTGCGCCCTCGTTGACGATCGTGTTCGACAACAACGGTTGGAACGCTCCGAAGGCGTCGGCCCTCGGCGTGCACCCACAGGGGACGGCAGCGCAGCGCGACGACTTCGGGGTCCACTTCCAGACCCGGCCCGATCTGCCCGGTATCGCGACGGCGGCGGGCGGGGCATGGGGCCGGACCGTCAAGACGGCGGGGGAGCTCAAGGAGAGCCTCGAGGAAGCGTTGGACGTCGTGCGTTCCGGCCGTTCCGCCGTGCTCGCCGTGCAGGTGCCGGGGATGTGA
- a CDS encoding IclR family transcriptional regulator, with translation MNGETGQSAQPRPRSVLARGLSILDTFTSEEPELTLAEIAARSGLPKPTAHRLLGDLVEWGAIERSGPGHYRLATKLFRLGQLVPLHRVLREAALPHLEHLHAVSRENVHLAVPDSFYSLFVERVTGRDAVPLRTRVGSRLLSHCTATGKVFLAWGGRERLRQLVNAGLPRFTPRTIVLPGLLHQDLARALERGVATTYEEAEAGVAAVAAPVHGRDGQVVAALSVTGRAQTMDFDRFGHAVKTAASALSNALSDGV, from the coding sequence GTGAATGGGGAGACAGGGCAGTCGGCCCAGCCGCGACCACGCTCGGTACTCGCGAGGGGTCTGTCGATATTGGACACGTTCACCTCCGAGGAGCCCGAGCTGACCCTGGCCGAGATCGCCGCGCGTTCAGGGCTACCTAAACCTACAGCCCATCGGTTGTTGGGCGACCTCGTGGAGTGGGGGGCGATCGAGCGGTCTGGGCCCGGCCATTACCGGTTGGCGACGAAACTCTTTCGGTTGGGGCAGCTGGTGCCACTGCACCGGGTGCTACGGGAGGCGGCGTTGCCGCACCTGGAACACCTGCACGCGGTCAGCCGGGAGAACGTCCACCTCGCCGTCCCGGACAGCTTCTACAGCCTGTTCGTCGAACGAGTGACCGGTCGCGACGCCGTGCCCCTCCGCACGCGGGTCGGGTCACGGCTGCTGTCCCACTGCACGGCGACCGGCAAGGTGTTCTTGGCTTGGGGTGGACGGGAGAGGCTCCGGCAGTTGGTCAACGCGGGGTTGCCGCGATTCACCCCGCGGACCATCGTGTTGCCCGGGCTGCTGCACCAGGACCTCGCCCGCGCGTTGGAGCGTGGCGTGGCGACCACCTACGAGGAGGCAGAGGCCGGTGTGGCGGCCGTCGCCGCACCCGTGCACGGCCGGGACGGTCAGGTGGTGGCCGCACTGTCGGTGACCGGCAGGGCTCAGACCATGGACTTCGACCGTTTCGGCCACGCGGTCAAGACCGCTGCCAGCGCGTTGTCGAACGCGTTGAGTGACGGGGTGTGA
- the aspS gene encoding aspartate--tRNA ligase, with amino-acid sequence MLRTHDAGTLRVEHVGQTVTLTGWVARRRDHGGVIFIDLRDASGVAQIVFREGEMAERAHALRSEYCLKVTGEVARRPEGNENPEIPTGDIEVFVTELEVLSESAALPFPIDERLEVGEETRLRYRYLDLRREGPARIMRLRSEVNRVAREVLHRHGFIEVETPTMTRSTPEGARDFLVPARLKPGSWYALPQSPQLFKQLLMVGGLERYYQIARCYRDEDFRADRQPEFTQLDIEMSFVEQDDVMALAEDVLSALWKLAGVEVSTPFRRMSYAEAMSKYGTDKPDLRFGLELVELTDFFADTPFRVFQAPYVGAVVMPGGADQPRRTLDAWQEWARQRGHKGLAYVLVGEDGTLGGPVAKNLSEHERANLVEAAGAKPGDCIFFAAGKPKDARQLLGMARVEIAHRLGMIDENAWSFVWVVDFPMFEAADESDDVNVGGGKWTALHHAFTSPAPEWIDKFEQDPGNALAQAYDIVCNGHEIGGGSIRIHRADVQKRVFEVMGLSEEEAQDKFGFLLDAFQYGPPPHGGVAFGWDRIVMLLAGAESLREVIAFPKTGGGYDPLTGAPAPITAQQRKEAGVDAKPAATPQR; translated from the coding sequence GTGCTTCGCACCCACGACGCCGGCACGCTGCGTGTCGAACACGTTGGCCAGACAGTCACCCTCACCGGTTGGGTGGCCCGGCGACGCGATCACGGCGGGGTGATCTTCATCGATCTCCGGGACGCCAGCGGAGTCGCCCAGATCGTCTTCCGCGAGGGCGAGATGGCCGAACGTGCGCACGCCCTGCGTTCGGAGTACTGCCTCAAGGTCACCGGCGAGGTCGCCCGGCGACCCGAGGGCAACGAGAACCCGGAGATCCCCACCGGCGACATTGAGGTGTTCGTCACCGAGCTGGAGGTGTTGTCGGAGTCGGCGGCGCTGCCGTTCCCGATCGACGAACGGCTGGAGGTCGGTGAGGAGACCCGGCTGCGCTACCGCTACCTCGACCTGCGTCGCGAGGGACCGGCCCGCATCATGCGCCTGCGCAGCGAGGTCAACCGGGTCGCGCGCGAGGTGCTGCACCGGCACGGCTTCATCGAGGTCGAGACGCCGACGATGACCCGTTCCACGCCCGAGGGGGCCCGCGACTTCCTGGTCCCCGCACGGCTCAAGCCGGGTTCCTGGTACGCCTTGCCGCAGTCGCCGCAGTTGTTCAAGCAGCTGCTCATGGTCGGCGGTCTGGAACGCTACTACCAGATCGCGCGGTGCTATCGCGACGAGGACTTCCGCGCCGATCGCCAGCCCGAGTTCACCCAACTCGACATCGAGATGAGCTTCGTCGAGCAGGACGACGTCATGGCGCTCGCCGAGGACGTGTTGTCGGCGCTGTGGAAGCTCGCCGGGGTGGAGGTGTCCACGCCGTTCCGGCGGATGAGCTACGCCGAGGCGATGAGCAAGTACGGCACCGACAAGCCGGACCTGCGTTTCGGGCTGGAGTTGGTCGAGCTCACCGACTTCTTCGCCGACACACCGTTCCGGGTCTTCCAGGCACCGTACGTCGGTGCCGTGGTCATGCCGGGTGGAGCGGACCAGCCGCGGCGTACGCTCGATGCGTGGCAGGAATGGGCCAGACAGCGTGGTCACAAGGGTCTGGCCTATGTCCTCGTGGGTGAGGACGGCACGCTCGGTGGGCCGGTCGCCAAGAACCTGTCCGAACACGAACGTGCGAACCTGGTCGAGGCCGCGGGCGCGAAGCCGGGTGACTGCATCTTCTTCGCCGCGGGCAAGCCGAAGGACGCCCGACAGCTGCTGGGCATGGCCCGGGTCGAGATCGCCCACCGGCTCGGCATGATCGACGAGAATGCCTGGTCGTTCGTGTGGGTGGTGGACTTCCCGATGTTCGAGGCGGCCGACGAGAGCGACGACGTCAACGTCGGCGGTGGCAAGTGGACCGCGTTGCACCACGCCTTCACCTCCCCGGCTCCGGAGTGGATCGACAAGTTCGAGCAGGATCCGGGTAACGCGCTGGCCCAGGCCTACGACATCGTCTGCAACGGCCACGAGATCGGCGGCGGATCGATCCGTATCCACCGGGCCGATGTGCAAAAGCGTGTGTTCGAGGTCATGGGGTTGTCCGAGGAGGAGGCCCAGGACAAGTTCGGTTTCCTGCTCGACGCCTTCCAGTACGGTCCTCCGCCGCACGGTGGTGTCGCCTTCGGCTGGGACCGCATCGTGATGTTGCTCGCGGGTGCCGAGTCGTTGCGGGAGGTGATCGCATTCCCGAAGACGGG